In Oxobacter pfennigii, a genomic segment contains:
- the gatC gene encoding Asp-tRNA(Asn)/Glu-tRNA(Gln) amidotransferase subunit GatC: MTVTKTEIEKLSKLARLYFSEEELEKFAGEFDEIIAFADTINQSVEGGTSEIRSVGTELVNFENLREDIVMPSLPNEKIVSNVEDKDGFFSLKRSKK; this comes from the coding sequence ATGACTGTAACCAAAACGGAAATAGAAAAGCTGTCTAAACTTGCAAGGCTGTATTTTTCCGAAGAGGAACTTGAAAAATTTGCAGGTGAATTTGACGAAATCATAGCATTTGCAGATACCATAAACCAGTCGGTGGAAGGCGGCACATCGGAAATACGAAGCGTAGGCACCGAGCTTGTTAACTTCGAAAACCTCCGTGAAGATATAGTTATGCCTTCACTTCCCAATGAAAAAATAGTATCCAATGTTGAAGATAAAGACGGTTTCTTCAGCTTAAAGAGGAGTAAAAAATGA